The Iamia majanohamensis genome window below encodes:
- the secF gene encoding protein translocase subunit SecF, translated as MSATLTPDDDVTSPRPSIWRRLYHGDTDFQFVAHARRGFVLSGVVILIGVVGLLARGGLNLGIDFTGGSQWEVPAQGVSVTDAEDAIEGLGFTEVSVQEVGDDLRVQTPPLEGTDAERQDASNEVITALTDLTGAAPEEVVVNDVGPSWGDEISEKALRALVFFMLAILIYITVRFELRMAVATIAALFHDILVVVGIYALFQLPVTPATVVAFLTILGFSIYDSIVIFDRVDENTRLLTSGTKMTYSEMVDLSLNQVLMRSINTQITALLPILSVLLVGSLVLGQASLQEFGMALFLGQLTGAYSSIFIAAPILAKLKEREPRYKAMHQRISERREAGRSPIEGDDAALPDADATAPAGATTGSSSSPKAARKVPKGAVPPRPSGARTHPPRPRKKGKKR; from the coding sequence GTGAGCGCCACCCTGACGCCCGACGACGACGTGACGAGCCCCCGCCCGAGCATCTGGAGGCGCCTCTACCACGGCGACACCGACTTCCAGTTCGTGGCCCACGCCCGGCGTGGGTTCGTGCTCTCCGGGGTGGTCATCCTCATCGGCGTCGTCGGCCTGCTGGCCCGGGGCGGGCTCAACCTGGGCATCGACTTCACCGGCGGCAGCCAGTGGGAGGTCCCGGCCCAGGGCGTCAGCGTGACCGACGCCGAGGACGCCATCGAGGGCCTCGGCTTCACCGAGGTCTCGGTGCAGGAGGTGGGCGACGACCTGCGGGTCCAGACCCCGCCGCTGGAGGGCACCGACGCCGAGCGCCAGGACGCCAGCAACGAGGTCATCACCGCCCTCACCGACCTGACCGGCGCGGCCCCCGAGGAGGTGGTGGTCAACGACGTGGGCCCGTCGTGGGGGGACGAGATCTCCGAGAAGGCGCTGCGCGCCCTCGTGTTCTTCATGCTGGCGATCCTCATCTACATCACCGTCCGCTTCGAGCTGCGCATGGCGGTGGCCACCATCGCCGCCCTGTTCCACGACATCCTCGTGGTGGTCGGCATCTACGCCCTCTTCCAGCTGCCGGTCACGCCGGCCACGGTCGTGGCCTTCCTGACGATCCTGGGCTTCTCGATCTACGACAGCATCGTGATCTTCGACCGCGTCGACGAGAACACGCGCCTGCTCACCAGCGGCACCAAGATGACCTACAGCGAGATGGTCGACCTGTCGCTCAACCAGGTCCTGATGCGGTCGATCAACACCCAGATCACGGCCCTGCTCCCGATCCTCTCGGTCCTGCTCGTGGGGTCCCTGGTGCTGGGGCAGGCCTCGCTCCAGGAGTTCGGCATGGCCCTGTTCCTCGGCCAGCTGACGGGGGCCTACTCGTCGATCTTCATCGCTGCACCCATCCTGGCGAAGCTGAAGGAGCGCGAGCCCCGCTACAAGGCCATGCACCAGCGGATCTCCGAGCGCCGCGAGGCGGGTCGCAGCCCCATCGAGGGCGACGACGCCGCCCTGCCCGACGCCGACGCCACCGCCCCGGCCGGCGCGACCACCGGCTCGTCGTCCTCGCCGAAGGCGGCCCGGAAGGTGCCCAAGGGGGCCGTCCCGCCCCGGCCCAGCGGCGCCCGCACCCACCCGCCCCGGCCCCGCAAGAAGGGCAAGAAGCGGTGA
- a CDS encoding adenine phosphoribosyltransferase, protein MSEALPVQADPAGLAAFIHEVPDFPSPGIAYKDITPLLADAGALARAVEGMAAQVGEAGIEVDRVVGIESRGFILGVPLALRLGCGFVPVRKPGKLPREVRFEEYALEYGTDRLEVHVDGVVAGHRVLVVDDVIATGGTAAATGRLVTGLGGEVAAFAFLLELSGLGGRDQIAEHPVVSLLTY, encoded by the coding sequence GTGAGCGAGGCCCTCCCGGTCCAGGCCGACCCCGCAGGGCTGGCGGCCTTCATCCACGAGGTCCCCGACTTCCCCTCGCCCGGCATCGCCTACAAGGACATCACCCCCCTGCTGGCCGACGCCGGGGCCCTGGCCCGGGCGGTGGAGGGCATGGCCGCCCAGGTGGGCGAGGCCGGCATCGAGGTCGACCGGGTCGTCGGCATCGAGTCCCGCGGCTTCATCCTCGGCGTTCCCCTCGCCCTCCGGCTGGGCTGCGGCTTCGTCCCCGTGCGCAAGCCGGGCAAGCTGCCCCGCGAGGTGCGCTTCGAGGAGTACGCCCTCGAGTACGGCACCGACCGCCTCGAGGTCCACGTCGACGGCGTGGTGGCCGGCCACCGGGTCCTGGTGGTCGACGACGTCATCGCCACCGGGGGCACCGCCGCGGCCACCGGGCGCCTGGTCACCGGCCTCGGCGGCGAGGTGGCCGCCTTCGCCTTCCTGCTCGAGCTGAGCGGCCTCGGCGGCCGCGACCAGATCGCCGAGCACCCCGTGGTGAGCCTCCTCACGTACTGA
- the secD gene encoding protein translocase subunit SecD, which produces MALVAAVALLVARIVTLVVADSRTSSAGWATLAVCIGLVLGAGAALLNETGRFRNLRGRGLGALFLVVGLALTSLVIVTVNRATPELGLDLQGGFSVVLTAQGDPPSDNIDQAITIIRQRIDGLGVAEPEVTRQGDNVVVELPGVDDREQAQEIVGQTAKLEFRPVLVPGLPYDQAAADAGEDPCAEAAAALAEQQGAAGGAVPEEGATDTTVPGTTAPATTAPATTAPPTTGESEGAPARPVPPVGGVTDGESAAPDLGRQEPDGSTTTAPAEPDGSTTTAPAEGATTTTAPADGATTTTAPVADGAADAAGGPAEDTVILPSREAEGQPRSCVQLGPVGFEGDALSSAQAQLGGTSGSDWVVGVNVKGGERDEANALFNACSTGGPTCPGQPGQAAIVLDDEVVSAPAVQDQNLADEEFVISGGGEGGFSEGEAKDLALVLRYGALPVEFTRSAERQVSPTLGEESLDAGILAGVIGLVAVALYLLLYYRALGLVVVAGLAVWGALMYGVICWLSATQGLTLSLAGVVGIVVSIGTTVDSYVVHFERLKDEVKLGKTVRSSTEKGFARAFRTILTADIASFIGAALLWWLTVGAVRGFAFFLGLSVVLDVLVAYCFDRPMVGLLARNRFFTENRIFGVARGLGRSDDAATPAEAGATT; this is translated from the coding sequence GTGGCCCTGGTCGCGGCGGTGGCCCTGCTGGTGGCCCGCATCGTCACCCTGGTCGTCGCCGACTCCCGCACCTCCAGCGCAGGGTGGGCGACCCTCGCGGTGTGCATCGGGCTCGTGCTGGGCGCCGGTGCCGCCCTCCTGAACGAGACGGGACGCTTCCGGAACCTGCGGGGTCGGGGCCTGGGCGCCCTCTTCCTGGTGGTGGGCCTGGCCCTCACCTCGCTGGTCATCGTCACGGTCAACCGGGCCACGCCCGAGCTGGGCCTCGACCTCCAGGGCGGCTTCTCGGTGGTGCTGACCGCCCAGGGCGATCCGCCGAGCGACAACATCGACCAGGCCATCACCATCATCCGCCAGCGGATCGACGGCCTCGGCGTGGCCGAGCCCGAGGTCACCCGCCAGGGCGACAACGTGGTGGTCGAGCTCCCCGGCGTCGACGACCGGGAGCAGGCCCAGGAGATCGTGGGCCAGACGGCCAAGCTGGAGTTCCGACCCGTCCTCGTCCCCGGGCTGCCCTACGACCAGGCCGCGGCCGACGCCGGCGAGGACCCCTGCGCCGAGGCCGCCGCCGCCCTGGCCGAGCAGCAGGGCGCCGCCGGGGGCGCGGTCCCCGAGGAGGGCGCCACCGACACCACCGTGCCGGGGACCACCGCCCCCGCCACCACCGCCCCCGCGACCACGGCCCCGCCCACCACCGGCGAGTCCGAGGGGGCCCCGGCCCGGCCCGTCCCCCCGGTCGGCGGCGTGACCGACGGCGAGAGCGCGGCGCCCGACCTCGGGCGCCAGGAGCCCGACGGCTCGACCACCACCGCTCCGGCGGAGCCCGACGGCTCGACCACCACCGCTCCGGCGGAGGGAGCGACCACCACCACGGCGCCCGCCGACGGCGCGACCACCACCACGGCCCCCGTGGCCGACGGCGCCGCCGACGCCGCCGGCGGACCCGCCGAGGACACCGTCATCCTCCCCAGCCGGGAGGCCGAGGGCCAGCCCCGCTCCTGCGTGCAGCTGGGGCCGGTCGGCTTCGAGGGCGACGCCCTGAGCTCGGCCCAGGCCCAGCTGGGCGGCACCAGCGGCTCGGACTGGGTCGTCGGGGTGAACGTCAAGGGCGGCGAGCGCGACGAGGCCAACGCCCTGTTCAACGCCTGCAGCACGGGGGGCCCGACGTGCCCCGGCCAGCCCGGCCAGGCCGCCATCGTCCTCGACGACGAGGTCGTCTCGGCCCCCGCCGTGCAGGACCAGAACCTGGCCGACGAGGAGTTCGTCATCAGCGGCGGCGGCGAGGGCGGCTTCTCCGAGGGCGAGGCCAAGGACCTGGCCCTCGTGCTCCGCTACGGCGCCCTGCCCGTCGAGTTCACCCGCAGCGCCGAGCGCCAGGTGTCGCCCACCCTGGGCGAGGAGTCCCTGGACGCCGGCATCCTGGCCGGCGTCATCGGGCTCGTCGCCGTGGCCCTCTACCTCCTGCTCTACTACCGGGCCCTGGGCCTGGTGGTCGTGGCCGGCCTGGCCGTGTGGGGGGCGCTCATGTACGGCGTGATCTGCTGGTTGTCCGCCACCCAGGGGCTCACCCTGTCGCTCGCCGGGGTGGTGGGCATCGTGGTCTCCATCGGCACCACGGTGGACTCCTACGTGGTGCACTTCGAACGCCTGAAGGACGAGGTCAAGCTGGGCAAGACCGTCCGGTCCTCCACCGAGAAGGGCTTCGCCCGGGCCTTCCGCACCATCCTCACCGCCGACATCGCCTCGTTCATCGGCGCCGCCCTTCTCTGGTGGCTCACGGTCGGCGCGGTCCGCGGCTTCGCCTTCTTCCTCGGCCTGTCGGTGGTGCTCGACGTCCTGGTGGCCTACTGCTTCGACCGTCCCATGGTCGGCCTGCTGGCCCGCAACCGGTTCTTCACCGAGAACCGCATCTTCGGCGTGGCCCGGGGGCTGGGCCGCAGCGACGACGCCGCCACCCCGGCCGAGGCAGGAGCGACGACGTGA
- a CDS encoding RelA/SpoT family protein, whose amino-acid sequence MATVARVLPWRRQAAPRDEVLEPLLADFRARHPKGSTATITKAYDTAKAAHAGQVRKTGEAYVTHPLAVARIVAGFGLDDVTIAAALLHDAVEDTGLTLADVERDFGSQVRHLVDGVTKIERLNFETKEAQQAATVRKVLVAMARDLRVIIIKLADRLHNMRTLAALPPWKQERIAQETLDVYAPLAHRLGMQDLRQQLEDLAFATQQPKRYAEIDHMVSMRAPERDLYLTQVLEEVQARIKELRIDAEVTGRPKHYWSIYEKMVVKGRAFDDIFDLVGIRVLVDAVKDCYAALGSIHATWTPVQGRFKDYIAHPKFNLYQSLHTTVVGPGGKPLEVQIRTREMHSRAEVGVAAHWGYKEPGSEADAMVWLNRIVDWQQEVSDPQQFYDQLKVDLDQDEVYVFTPKGRIITLARGSTPIDFAYAVHTEVGHACAGAKVNGRLVSLDHTLGSGETCEIVTSRTQGAGPKRDWLQIVQTPKAANKIRQWFSRERREDAIENGRDDLDRALRREGLPVREVTRGVLADIAAELNYVDVDALHAAIGEHHVSPESVASRIARQLRSGDPEHEEQLPTTARTPRGRSERDTIGVHVEGLDDVMVRLAKCCTPVPGDEIMGFVTRGRGVSVHRTDCANAVSLSHGQGGRLIEVEWDEDGAGRFTAAVEISALDRPRLLGDTSGAFADADINIISCDSRASADRVTTMRFEVEVSDPSHLDVVLRSIRSLDGVYEAYRVMPRAK is encoded by the coding sequence ATGGCGACCGTCGCTCGCGTCCTCCCGTGGCGACGCCAGGCCGCGCCCCGTGACGAGGTCCTGGAGCCGCTGCTGGCCGACTTCCGGGCCCGCCACCCCAAGGGCTCGACGGCCACCATCACCAAGGCCTACGACACGGCCAAGGCGGCCCACGCCGGCCAGGTCCGCAAGACCGGCGAGGCCTACGTCACCCACCCGCTGGCGGTGGCCCGCATCGTGGCCGGCTTCGGCCTCGACGACGTCACCATCGCCGCCGCCCTCCTCCACGACGCGGTGGAGGACACCGGCCTGACCCTGGCCGACGTGGAGCGCGACTTCGGCTCCCAGGTCCGCCACCTCGTCGACGGCGTCACCAAGATCGAGCGCCTCAACTTCGAGACCAAGGAGGCCCAGCAGGCCGCCACCGTGCGCAAGGTGCTGGTGGCCATGGCCCGCGACCTGCGGGTGATCATCATCAAGCTGGCCGACCGGCTCCACAACATGCGCACCCTGGCCGCCCTCCCGCCGTGGAAGCAGGAGCGCATCGCCCAGGAGACCCTCGACGTCTACGCCCCATTGGCCCACCGCCTGGGCATGCAGGACCTCCGCCAGCAGCTCGAGGACCTGGCCTTCGCCACCCAGCAGCCCAAGCGCTACGCCGAGATCGACCACATGGTCTCGATGCGGGCCCCCGAGCGGGACCTCTACCTGACCCAGGTGCTGGAGGAGGTGCAGGCCCGCATCAAGGAGCTGCGCATCGACGCCGAGGTGACCGGGCGGCCGAAGCACTACTGGAGCATCTACGAGAAGATGGTGGTGAAAGGGCGGGCCTTCGACGACATCTTCGACCTGGTCGGCATCCGCGTCCTCGTCGACGCGGTGAAGGACTGCTACGCGGCCCTGGGCTCGATCCACGCCACCTGGACCCCGGTGCAGGGCCGGTTCAAGGACTACATCGCCCACCCCAAGTTCAACCTCTACCAGTCGCTGCACACCACGGTCGTGGGCCCCGGGGGCAAGCCCCTCGAGGTGCAGATCCGCACCCGGGAGATGCACAGCCGGGCCGAGGTCGGCGTGGCCGCCCACTGGGGCTACAAGGAGCCCGGCTCCGAGGCCGACGCCATGGTGTGGCTCAACCGCATCGTCGACTGGCAGCAGGAGGTCTCGGACCCCCAGCAGTTCTACGACCAGCTGAAGGTCGACCTCGACCAGGACGAGGTCTACGTCTTCACCCCCAAGGGGCGCATCATCACCCTGGCCCGCGGGTCCACCCCCATCGACTTCGCCTACGCGGTGCACACCGAGGTGGGCCATGCCTGCGCCGGGGCCAAGGTCAACGGGCGCCTGGTCTCGCTCGACCACACGCTGGGCTCGGGCGAGACCTGCGAGATCGTCACCAGCCGCACCCAGGGCGCGGGCCCGAAGCGGGACTGGCTCCAGATCGTCCAGACCCCCAAGGCGGCCAACAAGATCCGCCAGTGGTTCTCCCGGGAGCGCCGCGAGGACGCCATCGAGAACGGGCGCGACGACCTCGACCGGGCCCTGCGCCGGGAGGGCCTGCCGGTCCGGGAGGTCACCCGGGGCGTCCTGGCCGACATCGCGGCCGAGCTCAACTACGTCGACGTCGACGCCCTCCACGCCGCCATCGGCGAGCACCACGTCTCGCCCGAGTCGGTGGCCAGCCGCATCGCCCGCCAGCTCCGCAGCGGCGACCCCGAGCACGAGGAGCAGCTGCCCACCACGGCCCGCACGCCCCGGGGCCGCAGCGAGCGCGACACCATCGGCGTGCACGTCGAGGGCCTCGACGACGTCATGGTCCGCCTGGCCAAGTGCTGCACCCCCGTGCCCGGCGACGAGATCATGGGCTTCGTCACCCGGGGCCGGGGCGTGTCGGTCCACCGCACCGACTGCGCCAACGCGGTGTCGCTGTCCCACGGCCAGGGCGGGCGCCTCATCGAGGTGGAGTGGGACGAGGACGGCGCCGGCCGCTTCACCGCCGCGGTCGAGATCAGCGCCCTCGACCGCCCCCGCCTGCTGGGCGACACCTCGGGGGCCTTCGCGGACGCCGACATCAACATCATCTCGTGCGACTCCCGGGCCAGCGCCGACCGCGTCACCACCATGCGCTTCGAGGTCGAGGTCAGCGACCCCTCCCACCTCGACGTCGTCCTCCGCTCCATCCGCAGCCTCGACGGCGTCTACGAGGCCTACCGCGTCATGCCCCGCGCCAAGTAG